The Solidesulfovibrio fructosivorans JJ] genome has a segment encoding these proteins:
- a CDS encoding anaerobic ribonucleoside-triphosphate reductase activating protein, which produces MQKIRNEEGLRLGGRMPLSTLDYPGELAAVLFCRGCPWRCPYCHNATLRESDGEADEAFADTLPWLESRQGLLDAVVFSGGEPTAQPGLPAAMTAVRDLGFKIGLHTAGMFPDALADALPYCDWVGCDIKAPAAAYGRITGVPGSAAQASASLQLLEQSHVAFEVRTTWHPALLTPTDMTALADELDRQEVPTWVIQPFQPKGCADENLSAAGPAVFPDELLETLRQTAPGLSITVR; this is translated from the coding sequence AATGAAGAAGGATTGCGCCTCGGCGGCCGCATGCCGCTTTCCACACTGGACTACCCCGGCGAGTTGGCGGCGGTGCTTTTTTGCCGGGGCTGCCCCTGGCGCTGTCCGTACTGCCACAACGCGACCCTACGCGAAAGCGACGGCGAGGCCGACGAGGCCTTCGCCGACACCCTGCCCTGGCTGGAAAGCCGGCAAGGGCTCCTCGACGCGGTGGTCTTCTCCGGCGGCGAACCCACGGCGCAGCCGGGATTGCCGGCGGCCATGACGGCCGTACGGGACCTCGGCTTCAAGATCGGCCTGCACACGGCCGGCATGTTCCCCGACGCCCTGGCCGACGCGCTGCCCTATTGCGACTGGGTGGGCTGCGACATCAAGGCCCCGGCCGCGGCCTATGGCCGCATCACCGGCGTCCCCGGAAGCGCGGCCCAAGCCTCGGCCAGCCTCCAACTCCTGGAACAGTCCCATGTCGCCTTCGAAGTGCGCACCACCTGGCACCCAGCCCTGCTCACCCCGACGGACATGACCGCCCTGGCCGACGAACTGGACCGGCAGGAAGTCCCCACCTGGGTCATCCAGCCCTTCCAGCCCAAAGGCTGCGCCGACGAAAACCTCAGCGCCGCCGGACCGGCCGTCTTCCCGGACGAGCTCCTGGAAACGCTGCGCCAGACAGCCCCCGGCCTCTCCATCACCGTGCGGTGA